One genomic segment of Kocuria rhizophila DC2201 includes these proteins:
- a CDS encoding 6-phosphofructokinase, whose protein sequence is MRIGLMTSGGDCPGLNAVIRGAVLHGIKSFGHDFVGFRDGWRGVVEGDIMELPRQSVRGLARQGGTILGTSRTNPFDGPQGGPENIAKVLEANGIDAVVAIGGEGTLAGAKRLADAGLPVVGVPKTIDNDLQATDYTFGFDTAVSIATDAMDRIRTTGESHHRCMVAEVMGRHVGWIALHSGMAAGAHAILIPEFRESMEQVSEWVREVHDRGRSPLVVVAEGFIPDNREEAIAGKGVEASGRPRLGGIGEYVTHEIEDITGIETRNTILGHIQRGGAPTGFDRVLATRLGIAAVTMASEQQWGKMCALRGTDVVRVDFAEALDGLKAVPRDRYDEAKELFGR, encoded by the coding sequence ATGCGAATCGGGCTTATGACCAGCGGCGGGGACTGCCCCGGACTCAACGCGGTGATCCGCGGTGCGGTGCTGCACGGCATCAAATCCTTCGGCCACGACTTCGTGGGCTTCCGGGACGGCTGGCGCGGTGTGGTGGAGGGCGACATCATGGAGCTGCCCCGCCAGAGCGTGCGCGGGCTCGCCCGCCAGGGCGGCACCATCCTGGGCACCTCCCGCACCAACCCGTTCGACGGGCCCCAGGGCGGGCCGGAGAACATCGCCAAGGTGCTCGAGGCCAACGGCATCGACGCCGTGGTGGCCATCGGCGGCGAGGGCACCCTGGCCGGCGCCAAGCGCCTCGCGGACGCCGGGCTGCCCGTGGTGGGCGTGCCCAAGACCATCGACAACGATCTCCAGGCCACGGACTACACGTTCGGCTTCGACACCGCGGTCTCCATCGCCACGGACGCCATGGACCGCATCCGCACCACCGGCGAGTCCCACCACCGGTGCATGGTGGCGGAGGTGATGGGCCGCCACGTGGGGTGGATCGCCCTGCACTCCGGCATGGCCGCGGGCGCCCACGCGATCCTGATCCCCGAGTTCCGCGAGTCCATGGAACAGGTCTCCGAGTGGGTCCGCGAGGTCCACGACCGCGGCCGCTCCCCGCTCGTGGTGGTGGCGGAGGGCTTCATCCCGGACAACCGGGAGGAGGCCATTGCCGGCAAGGGCGTGGAGGCGTCCGGTCGTCCGCGCCTGGGCGGGATCGGCGAGTACGTGACGCACGAGATCGAGGACATCACGGGTATCGAGACCCGCAACACCATCCTGGGCCACATCCAGCGCGGCGGCGCGCCCACGGGCTTCGACCGTGTGCTGGCCACGCGCCTGGGCATCGCCGCGGTCACCATGGCCTCCGAGCAGCAGTGGGGCAAGATGTGCGCGCTGCGCGGCACGGACGTGGTGCGCGTGGACTTCGCCGAGGCCCTCGACGGTCTCAAGGCGGTCCCGCGCGACCGCTACGACGAGGCCAAGGAGCTCTTCGGCCGCTGA